From Oryza sativa Japonica Group chromosome 4, ASM3414082v1, one genomic window encodes:
- the LOC4336936 gene encoding uncharacterized protein, which yields MYNGIGLQTARGSGTNGYVQTNKFFIKPRSSSAGGPPRAAPAPGFDDAGGGLGGMRKPNKEILEHDRKRQVELRLLLLRDALEEQGYTEGEIEERVEEARKEAEIEAAAAAAAEEEGRGAGRQPLPGKGFSDTQSHHVAARKEKQLETLRAALGLDVDDKAKKNADVESDVESGELVPGKEYEGLEIDGPEDGKTLKDDRRHAKKGKKDKGSDAKSHGKSSRKIKLGHDSDSDHDDNKKKKKNSRYGSEDDSEAKYDEKKHSKHLKNSRHDTDDDSESDHKNAKCKKSSRHDSESDSESDHKNARRGKSSRHDSESDSDGDYGKKTTKHGKNDRDERKKRPATISRRHDSEDEKPRKGKRMDDSDTDSEGDGSFSESDSDYDRKKKKSTNSSRNESKDDKPRRKAPKDKYSDGPESGSDSDHGGKSKYSKISRRDSELQSRKDADKQDQYRDKLKSEFASDGYGEKKSVKIPYNDLKDDKPSSKVVRKDRYSDESETDSETYVKKKKNLPKSYHHSDKPAQRGKEKEENSGKNVDKRKRHDTDSDSDSHARERKRHLDARASLAAQKKRSVTSSSESSESSDYSSSSDSESDVSSDSREDRKSARQLKHDELERKKRSQDEKRKELEKQKQEEERKELDRQKQREEERKAKELEKQKQREEERKALEKQKQGERDGDRYERDHEGRKGENDVERDYKRKVGEDRYDPSRRQDEDRYDPNRRHDEDMYDPNRRHEEHGRRRNRDFDSRDPKRSRHDDSYHHSRRDYEQRYSRDEYRDRRHR from the exons atgtacAACGGCATCGGTCTCCAGACCGCGCGGGGGTCGGGCACGAATGGGTACGTGCAGACCAACAAGTTCTTCATCAAGccgcggtcgtcgtcggcgggcgggcccccgagggcggcgccggcccCGGGgttcgacgacgccggcgggggcctcggcgGGATGCGGAAGCCGAACAAGGAGATCCTGGAGCACGACCGGAAGCGGCAGGTGGAGCTGCGGCTGCTCCTGCTGAGGGACGCGCTCGAGGAGCAGGGGTACACGGAGGGGGAGATCGAGGAGCGCGTCGAGGAGGCGCGCAAGGAGGCCGAGAtcgaggccgcggcggccgcggccgccgaggaggaaggacgcggcgcggggcggcagCCACTCCCGGGCAAAGG TTTTTCAGACACACAAAGCCACCACGTTGCTGCAAGGAAGGAGAAGCAGCTTGAGACGCTGAGGGCTGCTCTTGGTTTGGATGTTGATGATAAAGCGAAGAAGAACGCTGATGTAGAAAGTGATGTGGAATCTGGGGAGCTTGTTCCTGGGAAGGAGTATGAAGGTTTGGAAATAGATGGGCCAGAAGATGGCAAGACTTTAAAGGATGACAGAAGGCATGCAAAGAAGGGTAAGAAGGATAAAGGGAGTGATGCAAAGAGTCATGGCAAAAGTTCTAGGAAGATTAAACTTGGTCATGATTCAGATTCAGATCATGATGataacaagaagaagaagaagaattctCGCTATGGTTCAGAAGATGATTCTGAGGCTAAATATGATGAAAAGAAGCACAGTAAACACTTGAAGAATTCTCGCCATGATACAGATGATGATTCTGAGAGTGACCATAAGAATGCAAAGTGTAAAAAGAGTTCTCGCCATGATTCAGAGTCTGATTCTGAGAGTGATCATAAGAATGCAAGGCGTGGAAAGAGCTCTCGCCATGATTCAGAGTCTGATTCAGATGGTGATTATGGCAAGAAGACAACAAAACATGGCAAGAACGATCGTGATGAGAGAAAGAAAAGGCCTGCCACGATCTCTCGCCGACATGACTCAGAAGATGAAAAGCCTAGAAAGGGTAAGCGCATGGATGATTCAGATACTGACTCGGAGGGTGATGGTTCGTTCAGTGAGTCGGACAGCGACTATGatcggaagaagaagaaatctaCAAATAGTTCTCGCAATGAATCTAAAGATGATAAGCCCCGAAGAAAGGCTCCTAAGGACAAGTATTCTGATGGCCCAGAAAGTGGCTCAGACAGTGATCATGGTGGAAAATCAAAGTATTCAAAGATTTCTCGCCGTGATTCTGAACTTCAGTCCCGAAAGGATGCTGATAAACAGGACCAGTACCGTGATAAATTGAAGAGTGAGTTTGCTAGCGATGGCTATGGAGAGAAGAAATCTGTTAAGATCCCATACAATGACTTGAAAGATGACAAGCCAAGCAGCAAGGTTGTTCGGAAGGACCGGTACAGTGATGAATCAGAGACTGATTCAGAAACTTATGTTAAGAAAAAGAAGAATCTTCCGAAGTCCTATCACCATAGTGATAAACCAGCACAAAGAGgtaaagaaaaggaagagaacTCTGGAAAGAATGTTGATAAGCGCAAGAGGCATGATACTGATTCTGATTCAGATAGCCATGCTCGTGAAAGGAAAAGACACCTTGATGCACGGGCGAGTTTGGCTGCCCAAAAGAAAAGAAGTGTGACTAGCTCAAGTGAGAGTTCAGAGAGTTCAGATTACAGCAGTAGCAGTGATAGTGAATCAGATGTGAGTTCTGACAGCCGCGAGGATAGGAAATCAGCAAGACAGTTGAAGCATGATGAGttagagagaaagaaaaggagtcAAGACGAGAAGAGAAAGGAGCTAGAGAAGCAAAAgcaggaggaagagagaaaagagctGGACAGGCAGAAgcagagggaggaagagagaaaggcTAAAGAGCTTGAGAAGCAGAAgcagagggaggaagagagaaaggcaTTGGAGAAGCAGAAGCAGGGGGAGAGGGACGGAGATAGATATGAGCGTGACCATGAGGGGAGGAAAGGCGAAAATGATGTTGAAAGAGACTACAAAAGAAAAGTTGGAGAAGATAGGTATGATCCAAGCAGGAGGCAGGATGAGGATAGGTATGATCCAAACAGGAGACATGATGAAGATATGTATGATCCAAATAGGAGGCATGAAGAACATGGTCGACGAAGAAATAGAGATTTTGATAGCCGTGATCCGAAAAGGTCTAGACATGATGATTCTTATCATCATTCTCGAAGGGACTATGAACAGCGTTATTCTAGAGATGAATATAGAGACAGGAGGCATCGTTGA
- the LOC9271195 gene encoding organic cation/carnitine transporter 7: MEEDQSATYSVDDALLSSGFGRYQILILSYAGVGLIAEAMEMMLLSFVGPSVQLEWKLTSHQESMITSIVFVGMLIGAYTWGVVSDNYGRRRGFLFTAIVTSGAGFLSAFAPNYVSLISLRFLVGIGLGGGPVLASWFLEFVPAPTRGTWMVVFSAFWTVGTIFEASLAWTVMPKFGWRWLLALSAVPSFVLLLFYVITPESPRFLCMKGRVTEAMDVLEKMARLNNVQLPSGRLVSDKNIELDELSTSESTTLLADAEEDDTIIEDKVSSFGGLSVAKLLSPKLIRATLLLWMTFFGNAFSYYGIVLLTSELSNGNRICAKEEVESIHSNDASLYKNVFISSFAEIPGSFLSAMIVDRIGRKLSMASMLFTSCVFLFPLIFSRTDILTRVSLFGARLCISASFTIVYIYAPEIYPTSVRTTGIGVASSVGRIGGILCPLVAVALVHSCQQTTAILLFELVIFLSGLAVSFFPFETKGCRLNDTEVVMN; the protein is encoded by the exons ATGGAGGAGGATCAATCAGCCACGTATAGCGTCGATGACGCGCTTCTGTCATCAGGTTTTGGGAGGTACCAAATATTGATTCTTTCATATGCCGGGGTCGGCTTGATTGCAGAAGCAATGGAGATGATGCTACTATCATTTGTTGGTCCATCAGTACAGTTAGAATGGAAGCTTACTTCACATCAGGAAAGCATGATTACAAGCATTGTTTTTGTTGGAATGCTAATAGGAGCTTACACTTGGGGTGTAGTTTCAGACAACTACGGAAGGAG GAGAGGATTTCTCTTTACCGCCATCGTGACTAGTGGAGCTGGATTCCTCAGTGCTTTTGCACCTAACTATGTGTCACTAATTTCTCTAAGATTTCTAGTTGGTATTGGATTGGGAGGGGGACCTGTCCTTGCATCTTGGTTCTTGGAATTTGTTCCTGCTCCAACTAGAGGAACTTGGATGGTAGTATTTTCTGCCTTTTGGACTGTTGGGACCATCTTCGAGGCTTCTCTTGCTTGG ACAGTAATGCCCAAATTTGGCTGGAGGTGGTTGCTAGCATTATCTGCTGTCCCATCTTTCGTCCTGCTTTTATTTTATGTTATTACACCAGAGTCACCAAGGTTCCTATGCATGAAAGGCAGAGTAACAGAAGCCATGGATGTACTGGAGAAAATGGCTAGATTGAACAATGTACAGCTCCCCTCTGGAAGGCTTGTATCTGACAAAAACATTGAGCTAGATGAACTTTCAACATCTGAGTCTACAACACTTCTTGCTGATGCTGAAGAAGATGACACCATCATTGAAGACAAAGTTTCCAGTTTTGGAGGTTTGTCCGTCGCGAAGCTGCTGTCGCCAAAATTGATACGTGCAACTCTGCTCCTGTGGATGACTTTCTTTGGAAATGCATTTTCCTATTATGGAATTGTTCTGCTCACATCGGAGTTAAGTAACGGTAATAGGATATGTGCAAAAGAGGAGGTTGAATCCATACACTCAAATGATGCAAGCTTATACAAAAACGTTTTTATATCTAGCTTTGCAG AGATTCCAGGATCATTTTTGTCAGCCATGATTGTGGATAGGATTGGTAGAAAGCTGTCAATGGCATCAATGCTCTTCACAAGCTGTGTTTTCTTATTCCCACTAATTTTCTCCCGAACGGATATACTAACAAGAGTCTCCCTATTTGGAGCCCGGCTTTGCATATCTGCTAGCTTTACAATTGTATACATATATGCTCCAGAG ATTtacccaacctctgtcagaacaACCGGAATTGGCGTGGCGAGCTCTGTAGGTAGGATTGGAGGCATCCTCTGTCCTCTCGTCGCTGTTGCTCTAGTACACAGCTGCCAGCAGACGACAGCGATCCTTCTCTTTGAGCTTGTAATCTTCCTCTCCGGGTTGGCTGTCTCATTTTTCCCTTTTGAGACAAAAGGCTGTAGACTTAACGACACCGAAGTCGTTATGAATTGA